One genomic region from Chloroflexota bacterium encodes:
- a CDS encoding M67 family metallopeptidase — MADLTLSKKLAEEIIAHAKAEAPNECCGVLAGTGAAVRAAYRAKNTERSPVKYNFDGPELLRIEDEAAKAGHDVLGFYHSHTFSEAYPSPTDVKLSSPWGYIYMIVSLRNPQQPAIRIFRIDRALPEGAQIQELSLSIV, encoded by the coding sequence ATGGCAGACCTTACGCTCTCGAAAAAACTGGCCGAGGAAATCATCGCCCACGCCAAGGCGGAGGCGCCCAACGAATGCTGCGGCGTCCTGGCCGGCACGGGTGCTGCTGTTCGCGCTGCCTACCGCGCCAAGAACACTGAACGAAGCCCTGTGAAATACAACTTTGATGGTCCGGAGCTCCTTCGGATAGAGGATGAAGCGGCCAAAGCCGGGCATGACGTCCTCGGCTTCTATCACTCCCACACCTTCAGTGAAGCCTACCCCTCCCCCACAGACGTCAAGCTCTCCTCGCCGTGGGGCTACATCTATATGATCGTCTCCCTCCGCAACCCACAGCAGCCCGCTATCCGCATCTTCCGCATAGACCGCGCCCTGCCTGAAGGCGCTCAGATTCAGGAACTCTCTCTTTCCATCGTCTAG
- the selD gene encoding selenide, water dikinase SelD translates to MASLEPIRLTTLTKCGGUAAKYGPGDLHHLLKDLPRLADRRLLVGIETGDDSAVYQLTKNLALVQTVDFFPPIVDDPFTYGAIAAANSLSDVYAMGGKPITAMNIVGFPADKPKDILKGVLRGGAQKAKEAGVPVVGGHTIDDAEPKYGMAVTGLVRPGKQWTNAGAKPGDLLILTKAIGTGVITTAAKAGKAAPAAIEAAIASMLALNKAASEAGLSVTPNACTDVTGFSLLGHLHGMLNASNVSATIGLSSVPLLQDAWRLGVEQEISPGGMGRNKAYYDHAVAWHPDVPPKAFRLLFDPQTSGGLLFAVSEKKAPLLLKALKAKRVNIAAVIGHVTPGNRGRIVVEP, encoded by the coding sequence ATGGCCTCCCTTGAGCCAATCAGGCTCACCACCCTGACCAAGTGCGGCGGCTGAGCTGCCAAGTACGGTCCGGGCGACCTGCATCATCTCCTAAAGGACCTCCCCCGCCTCGCCGATAGGCGCCTGCTCGTCGGCATTGAAACGGGGGACGATTCGGCGGTGTACCAGCTCACGAAGAATCTCGCGCTGGTGCAGACGGTGGACTTTTTCCCTCCGATCGTGGACGACCCCTTCACCTACGGCGCCATCGCGGCCGCCAACTCCCTGAGCGATGTCTACGCCATGGGCGGCAAACCCATCACCGCCATGAACATCGTCGGCTTCCCGGCGGATAAGCCCAAGGACATTCTGAAAGGGGTCCTTCGCGGCGGCGCGCAGAAAGCCAAAGAGGCTGGCGTCCCCGTCGTCGGCGGCCATACCATAGATGATGCCGAACCCAAGTACGGCATGGCCGTCACCGGCCTCGTTCGCCCCGGAAAACAGTGGACGAACGCAGGCGCAAAACCCGGCGACCTCCTCATCCTCACCAAGGCCATCGGCACCGGCGTCATCACCACCGCCGCCAAGGCCGGCAAGGCGGCCCCTGCCGCCATCGAAGCGGCCATCGCCTCCATGCTCGCCCTCAACAAGGCCGCAAGCGAGGCCGGGCTGAGCGTCACCCCCAACGCCTGCACGGACGTCACCGGCTTCTCCCTTCTCGGCCACCTCCACGGCATGCTCAATGCAAGCAACGTCTCCGCCACAATCGGCCTCAGCAGTGTCCCGCTCCTGCAGGATGCCTGGCGCTTGGGCGTGGAGCAGGAAATCTCCCCGGGCGGCATGGGCCGCAACAAGGCCTACTACGATCACGCCGTCGCCTGGCATCCTGACGTTCCGCCCAAAGCCTTCCGCCTCCTCTTCGATCCGCAGACCTCCGGCGGCCTCCTCTTTGCCGTGTCAGAGAAGAAGGCCCCGCTCCTGCTCAAAGCCCTCAAGGCCAAGCGCGTCAACATCGCCGCCGTCATCGGCCACGTGACGCCGGGGAACAGAGGGCGCATCGTCGTCGAGCCCTAG
- a CDS encoding cytochrome c3 family protein translates to MSLPKAPLAVKVLVPVIGLVIGIGGLIVTVGILKAWWSTPFGPAQVKASQPIKFRHDLHIAAEIDCQYCHREALKGEAATIPSVQLCVFCHQVVLKTSPEITKLLSVNESGEPLNWGRVHRLPDHVQFLHEAHVAFFSKENKVQPSQVCSICHGDVGKMQVAEQVRNLKMRDCVDCHRGGYFNYLTPEAEAAIKEAITSGQRRAPPSDCATCHY, encoded by the coding sequence ATGTCGTTGCCTAAAGCCCCGCTCGCGGTCAAAGTGCTGGTCCCAGTCATCGGACTGGTCATCGGCATAGGCGGGCTTATCGTTACGGTCGGCATCCTGAAGGCATGGTGGAGCACGCCCTTCGGCCCGGCGCAAGTGAAGGCCAGCCAGCCGATCAAGTTCCGGCACGACCTCCACATCGCCGCCGAAATTGATTGCCAGTACTGCCACCGGGAGGCTCTGAAGGGCGAGGCCGCGACGATCCCCTCCGTCCAGCTCTGCGTCTTCTGTCACCAGGTTGTGCTGAAGACTTCGCCGGAAATCACCAAGCTGCTTTCCGTTAACGAATCCGGCGAGCCGTTGAACTGGGGCCGGGTCCATAGACTGCCCGATCATGTCCAGTTCCTGCACGAGGCGCACGTGGCCTTCTTCTCCAAAGAGAACAAGGTGCAGCCGTCCCAGGTCTGCTCCATCTGCCACGGCGATGTCGGAAAGATGCAGGTGGCGGAGCAGGTCCGCAACCTGAAGATGCGGGACTGCGTGGACTGCCACAGAGGCGGCTATTTCAACTATCTGACGCCTGAGGCTGAGGCGGCGATTAAAGAGGCGATCACGAGCGGTCAACGTCGCGCGCCGCCGTCAGACTGCGCGACGTGTCACTACTAA